A DNA window from Bacteroidota bacterium contains the following coding sequences:
- the atpA gene encoding F0F1 ATP synthase subunit alpha yields the protein MAQIKPAEVSAILRQQLAGFKDAAELEEVGTVLEVGDGIARIYGLSNAQSGELVEFDKNGLKGIVLNLEEDNVGIVLLGESQDINEGDTVKRTRRIASIKAGECLLGRVINTLGEPIDGKGEMVGTRYEVPLERKAPGVIFRQPVNEPLQTGIKPIDAMIPIGRGQRELIIGDRSTGKTAIAIDTIINQRENYEKGKPVYCIYVAVGQKGSSVANIVKTFEEKGAMPYTVVIMATASDPAAMQFYAPFAGAAIGEYFRDTGRPALVIYDDLSKQAVAYREVSLLLRRPPGREAYPGDVFYLHSRLLERAARIISSDEIARKMNDLPESIRPLVKGGGSLTALPIIETQAGDVSAYIPTNVISITDGQIFLETNLFNSGIRPAINVGISVSRVGGNAQIKSMKKVAGTLKLDQAQYRELEAFAKFGSDLDVATKAVLDKGSRNVEILKQDQYVPMPVDEQIAIIFCGTRGLLQKIPVHRIKNFEIEYLHEMKLHHRNVLNNLKEGKLIDEDVKIMESKAKDLIPKFTSSV from the coding sequence ATGGCTCAAATTAAACCCGCAGAAGTCTCTGCGATTTTACGTCAACAACTTGCCGGTTTCAAGGATGCCGCAGAACTTGAAGAAGTTGGTACCGTTCTTGAAGTTGGTGATGGCATAGCCCGAATATATGGCTTGAGCAATGCGCAGTCAGGCGAACTGGTCGAATTTGATAAAAATGGCCTCAAGGGCATTGTACTGAATCTGGAAGAAGATAATGTGGGCATCGTCTTACTGGGCGAATCACAGGATATTAACGAAGGGGATACAGTTAAACGTACACGTAGAATTGCTTCCATTAAGGCCGGTGAATGTCTGCTGGGACGGGTGATCAACACATTGGGAGAACCGATTGATGGAAAGGGCGAGATGGTGGGCACACGCTATGAAGTGCCACTTGAACGTAAAGCTCCGGGTGTCATTTTCCGTCAACCTGTTAATGAACCCTTGCAAACAGGTATAAAACCTATTGATGCCATGATCCCTATCGGACGGGGGCAACGTGAATTGATTATCGGCGACCGCTCGACCGGGAAAACTGCCATTGCCATTGATACCATTATCAACCAGCGCGAAAATTATGAAAAAGGGAAACCGGTATATTGCATTTATGTTGCTGTTGGCCAAAAAGGGTCGTCAGTGGCCAATATTGTGAAAACCTTTGAAGAAAAAGGTGCCATGCCATATACGGTTGTGATCATGGCTACAGCTTCCGACCCTGCTGCCATGCAGTTTTATGCTCCTTTTGCCGGTGCTGCAATTGGTGAATATTTCAGGGACACAGGTAGACCGGCACTTGTCATTTATGATGATCTTTCAAAACAGGCTGTCGCCTACAGGGAAGTGTCTTTATTGCTTCGTCGTCCACCAGGACGTGAGGCCTATCCGGGCGATGTCTTTTATCTGCATTCCAGATTGCTTGAAAGAGCAGCAAGAATTATTTCATCCGACGAAATTGCACGAAAAATGAATGACCTGCCTGAAAGTATACGTCCTCTTGTCAAAGGCGGTGGTTCGCTGACAGCCCTCCCCATCATTGAAACACAAGCCGGCGACGTGTCTGCTTATATTCCTACGAATGTGATCTCTATCACCGACGGACAGATATTCCTTGAAACAAACCTGTTCAACTCCGGGATAAGACCTGCAATTAATGTCGGCATATCCGTCTCAAGAGTCGGAGGAAACGCTCAGATCAAGTCTATGAAGAAAGTCGCCGGCACCCTCAAACTTGACCAAGCTCAATACCGTGAACTTGAAGCTTTTGCTAAATTTGGCTCCGACCTGGATGTTGCCACAAAGGCTGTATTGGATAAAGGATCGCGGAATGTGGAAATCCTTAAACAGGATCAGTATGTCCCGATGCCGGTTGATGAACAAATTGCCATCATTTTCTGCGGCACAAGGGGCCTCCTTCAAAAAATACCGGTCCATAGAATTAAGAACTTTGAAATAGAATATTTACATGAAATGAAACTTCATCATAGAAATGTACTTAATAACCTTAAAGAGGGTAAATTAATTGATGAGGATGTGAAGATTATGGAATCGAAAGCTAAAGATCTCATACCAAAGTTCACTTCATCTGTCTGA
- the atpG gene encoding ATP synthase F1 subunit gamma: protein MANLKEVRNRIASVKSTQQITSAMKMVAASKLRKAQNAILQLRPYASKLQEILQNVASSLENTGDSLYSNKRQIEHVLLIPVTSNRGLCGAFNSNVIKATNEHIHKNYQSYLQKGQLYIITIGKYATDFYRKNKYPVVESFDPVFDDLSFENVSKITRLLMNDYTAGKYDRIDIIYNQFKNASVQKLVIEQFLPVETIGHQKDGGNIPVNDYIFEPSREQTVTEIIPKSLKIQFYKAILDSFASEQGARMTAMHQATDNATEILKELRLSYNKARQAAITKELLEIITGAEALKG, encoded by the coding sequence ATGGCCAATCTTAAGGAAGTTCGAAATAGGATAGCTTCAGTCAAATCGACGCAGCAAATTACCAGCGCCATGAAAATGGTCGCCGCATCCAAGCTTAGAAAAGCTCAGAATGCTATTTTGCAGCTCCGGCCATATGCTTCAAAACTGCAGGAGATCCTGCAAAATGTTGCTTCCAGCCTCGAAAATACCGGTGATAGCCTGTATTCCAATAAAAGGCAAATAGAACATGTCTTGCTGATTCCGGTTACCTCCAACAGAGGCCTTTGCGGAGCATTCAACTCCAACGTTATCAAGGCTACCAATGAACATATCCATAAAAATTATCAATCTTACCTTCAGAAGGGGCAGCTTTACATAATCACCATCGGGAAATATGCCACTGACTTTTACAGGAAAAATAAATACCCGGTCGTTGAAAGTTTTGATCCTGTCTTTGATGACCTTTCTTTTGAAAATGTATCAAAAATTACCCGTTTGCTGATGAACGACTATACAGCTGGTAAATATGACCGGATCGACATTATTTACAATCAATTCAAAAACGCTTCTGTTCAAAAACTGGTTATTGAACAATTCCTTCCTGTAGAAACCATCGGACATCAAAAAGATGGAGGTAATATTCCGGTTAATGATTATATCTTTGAACCTTCAAGGGAACAGACAGTTACGGAAATAATTCCCAAATCACTTAAAATTCAATTCTATAAGGCCATTCTGGATTCATTTGCCTCAGAACAGGGAGCCAGGATGACAGCCATGCATCAGGCTACCGACAACGCCACCGAAATACTTAAGGAGTTGCGTCTTTCATACAATAAAGCCCGGCAGGCCGCAATTACCAAGGAACTTCTTGAGATTATCACCGGCGCTGAGGCACTTAAAGGATAA
- a CDS encoding ferritin, translated as MISKKVEKALIEQIKIEEDSSRIYMSMASWCESNGYPGAAHFLYIHSDEERMHMTKLIHFVNDRGGHALLSDLAHPVSKYDSPLDVFQKSLKHEEFVTAQINKLFELATEERDYTTGQFLQWYITEQIEEEKLVHTVLDKMNLAGAEKSGIFLIDKELEALVAAKTATSNQA; from the coding sequence ATGATTTCAAAAAAAGTTGAAAAAGCCCTTATTGAGCAGATAAAGATTGAGGAAGACTCCTCACGAATTTACATGTCAATGGCTTCCTGGTGCGAATCAAATGGTTATCCGGGAGCAGCTCATTTTCTTTATATCCACTCTGATGAGGAGCGGATGCATATGACCAAACTCATTCATTTTGTCAATGACCGTGGTGGGCATGCCCTATTAAGTGATTTGGCTCATCCGGTCAGTAAATACGACTCGCCGCTCGATGTATTTCAGAAAAGCCTTAAACACGAAGAATTTGTGACGGCACAGATAAATAAACTATTTGAGCTCGCCACTGAGGAAAGAGATTATACAACAGGCCAGTTCCTGCAATGGTATATTACCGAACAGATTGAGGAGGAAAAACTCGTACATACTGTCCTTGATAAAATGAATCTTGCCGGAGCGGAAAAAAGTGGCATTTTCCTGATTGATAAAGAACTGGAGGCTTTGGTTGCAGCTAAAACGGCAACCTCAAACCAGGCCTGA